A DNA window from Ctenopharyngodon idella isolate HZGC_01 chromosome 10, HZGC01, whole genome shotgun sequence contains the following coding sequences:
- the LOC127521821 gene encoding reticulon-4 receptor-like 1: MFRRGCGLEFLLVLCGLELTQACPRHCICYDSPSTVSCQAHNFLVVPEGIPAQSERVFLQNNKIQRLLQGHFSPTTVMLWLYSNNISYIQPSTFMGFTRLEELDLGDNKHLRSLASDTFQGLTRLHALHLYHCGLITLPAGLFEGLHNLQYLYLQNNQLEFLEDDMFIDLLNLSHLFLHGNRLWSLHQNTFRGLGALDRLLLHQNRLQWVHKQAFHDLRRLTTLYLFNNSLPELPAECLSQLPALEYLRLNDNPWECDCKAVPLWDWLRRFRGSTSALICVAPPELAGKDLKRLTKEELPSCTGSESLHQSKSSSQGDVGVSLKKDHHHRSHNRHHQPHLPHQDQYYPTSPSPLPRPPKSGRNRNCTRHRSRKGNGQNEVYNQKELANKESDDKYDRSKPRRKNKCIPQTSVGPPSGVLSSNSGSVSLLAPCFIIPLYLLVCLTALIFR; the protein is encoded by the exons GCTGTGGTCTGGAGTTTCTCCTGGTGCTGTGTGGTTTAGAGTTGACCCAGGCGTGTCCGCGTCACTGCATCTGCTACGACTCTCCCAGCACGGTGAGTTGCCAGGCTCACAACTTCCTGGTGGTTCCAGAGGGAATCCCGGCCCAGAGCGAGCGCGTCTTTCTGCAAAACAACAAGATCCAGCGACTGCTGCAGGGCCATTTCAGCCCAACCACCGTCATGCTTTGGCTCTACTCCAACAATATCTCATACATCCAGCCCTCCACATTCATGGGCTTCACTCGCCTGGAGGAGCTCGATTTGGGGGACAACAAACACCTCCGCTCTTTGGCTTCGGACACTTTTCAGGGCCTGACCCGACTCCACGCTCTGCACCTCTACCACTGTGGCCTAATCACTCTGCCCGCTGGGTTGTTTGAAGGGCTGCACAACCTGCAGTACCTCTATTTACAG AACAACCAGCTGGAGTTTCTTGAGGATGACATGTTCATTGATCTGCTGAATCTCAGCCATCTATTTCTGCATGGAAATCGGCTGTGGAGCCTCCACCAGAACACTTTCCGTGGCCTAGGGGCCCTCGATCGCTTGCTGTTGCATCAAAACCGGCTCCAGTGGGTTCACAAACAGGCTTTCCACGACCTGCGGCGCCTGACGACGCTCTACCTGTTCAACAACTCCTTACCTGAGCTGCCAGCTGAGTGCTTGTCTCAGCTGCCGGCGCTGGAGTATCTCCGTCTCAATGACAACCCTTGGGAGTGCGACTGCAAGGCCGTGCCGCTCTGGGATTGGCTGCGGCGCTTCCGTGGCTCCACCTCCGCGTTAATATGCGTGGCTCCGCCGGAGCTGGCGGGAAAGGATCTGAAACGGCTGACAAAAGAAGAGCTGCCTTCCTGTACGGGCTCGGAGTCGCTCCACCAGAGCAAATCCAGCAGCCAGGGGGATGTGGGGGTGTCGCTGAAGAAAGATCATCATCACCGATCACATAATCGTCATCATCAACCTCACCTGCCACATCAGGATCAATACTACCCCACCTCCCCGTCGCCACTCCCTCGACCGCCCAAGTCGGGACGCAACAGGAACTGCACGAGGCATCGCAGCCGCAAGGGCAACGGTCAGAACGAAGTGTATAACCAAAAGGAGTTAGCCAACAAGGAATCGGACGACAAATATGACCGGTCAAAACCGAGACGAAAGAACAAGTGCATCCCACAGACTTCGGTGGGGCCCCCTAGTGGTGTGCTAAGCTCGAACAGCGGGTCGGTGTCCCTCTTGGCACCTTGTTTCATCATCCCTCTTTACTTATTGGTGTGTCTCACTGCCCTTATTTTCCGCTGA